The Tigriopus californicus strain San Diego chromosome 5, Tcal_SD_v2.1, whole genome shotgun sequence genome includes a region encoding these proteins:
- the LOC131881352 gene encoding vesicle transport protein SFT2C-like: MANLKADLDSYLKTGGSNKGWGSAQGLSLPKLSQGWQLPTLKSPFSTSASSPSSRSTAGDTELLMEEGAFSTDKTGVSGWFPNSKNECCPSLTKRQRIVGFMLCLSMGVLCFGLASLYTPVLILYARKFALLFSLGSVFTLGSFSLLWGPVNHFKHLTSSERWPFTAVYTLTLVGTLYFSMGLQSTVLTVIAAVGQVMALLWFVISYIPGGQTGLAFFSKLCSSFCRSTVGNSLPV, translated from the coding sequence AATAAGGGTTGGGGCAGCGCTCAAGGGTTGTCCTTACCCAAATTAAGCCAAGGCTGGCAGTTACCCACCTTGAAATCCCCTTTCAGTACGAGCGCTTCCTCCCCCTCCAGCCGATCGACTGCGGGTGACACGGAGTTGCTCATGGAAGAGGGCGCTTTCAGCACGGACAAAACGGGTGTGTCCGGTTGGTTTCCCAACTCGAAGAATGAATGCTGCCCCAGCTTGACCAAACGCCAACGTATCGTGGGATTCATGCTTTGTTTGAGTATGGGCGTGCTTTGTTTTGGTCTAGCCTCGCTCTACACGCCCGTGCTGATATTGTATGCCCGCAAATTCGCCCTGCTTTTCTCGCTCGGGAGTGTCTTCACCCTGGGGAGTTTCTCGCTTTTGTGGGGTCCGGTCAATCATTTCAAGCACCTGACCAGTTCCGAAAGATGGCCGTTCACGGCCGTGTATACCCTCACCTTGGTGGGAACTTTGTACTTTTCCATGGGATTGCAGAGCACGGTTCTGACCGTGATTGCGGCTGTAGGACAAGTCATGGCTTTATTGTGGTTCGTCATCAGTTATATTCCCGGAGGACAAACGGGTCTAGCGTTTTTCTCCAAGCTGTGCTCCTCGTTTTGTCGGTCCACGGTGGGAAATTCTCTGCCGGTTTAG